From Klebsiella electrica, the proteins below share one genomic window:
- the rihA gene encoding pyrimidine-specific ribonucleoside hydrolase RihA produces MALPIILDCDPGHDDAIAMILALASPELDVKAITASAGNQTPDKTLRNVLRMLTLLRRQDIPVASGARKPLMRELIIADNVHGESGLDGPALPEPDFAPQTCTAVELMASTLRASPQPITLVATGPQTNVALLLNSHPELHDKIARIVLMGGAMALGNWQPAAEFNIYVDPEAAEIVFQSGIPIVMAGLDVTHKAQIHDQDIARFRQLGNPVATVVAGLLDFFMAYHRDEKWGFVGAPLHDPCTIAWLLKPELFTSIERWVGVETQGKYTQGMTVVDYYFLTGNPPNTTLLLDVDRQGFVDLLAERLAFYG; encoded by the coding sequence ATGGCACTGCCGATCATTCTCGATTGCGATCCCGGTCATGATGACGCCATTGCGATGATTCTCGCCCTCGCCTCACCCGAACTTGACGTCAAAGCGATCACCGCCTCCGCGGGCAACCAGACACCGGACAAAACCCTGCGCAACGTGCTGCGTATGCTGACGCTACTGAGACGGCAGGATATTCCGGTGGCCAGCGGCGCGCGCAAACCGCTGATGCGGGAGCTGATCATCGCCGACAACGTTCACGGCGAAAGCGGGCTTGATGGCCCGGCGCTGCCGGAGCCTGATTTTGCGCCGCAGACCTGCACCGCCGTCGAACTGATGGCGAGCACGTTACGCGCAAGCCCGCAGCCAATAACCCTTGTCGCGACCGGCCCGCAAACCAACGTTGCCCTGCTGCTCAACAGCCACCCGGAACTGCATGACAAGATTGCCCGCATTGTCCTGATGGGCGGCGCGATGGCGTTGGGCAACTGGCAGCCCGCCGCCGAGTTTAATATCTACGTCGACCCGGAAGCGGCGGAGATCGTCTTTCAGTCCGGCATCCCGATAGTCATGGCCGGGCTGGACGTGACGCATAAAGCGCAGATCCATGATCAGGATATCGCGCGTTTTCGCCAGCTGGGCAACCCGGTGGCGACGGTCGTTGCCGGGCTGCTCGATTTCTTTATGGCATACCACAGAGACGAGAAATGGGGCTTTGTCGGCGCGCCGCTGCACGATCCTTGTACTATCGCCTGGCTGTTGAAGCCGGAGCTGTTCACCAGCATTGAACGCTGGGTGGGCGTGGAAACACAGGGAAAATATACCCAGGGGATGACGGTGGTCGATTATTATTTCCTGACCGGCAATCCGCCAAATACGACGCTCCTGCTGGATGTCGACAGACAAGGGTTCGTGGATTTGTTAGCCGAGCGGCTGGCGTTTTATGGCTAA
- a CDS encoding NADP-dependent oxidoreductase, whose amino-acid sequence MAFHPQRHRRWVLASRPHGEPTGDNFRLEESDAPTPGPGQVLLRTVYLSLDPYMRGRMSDAPSYSPPVAIGAVMVGGTVSRVEASDHADFKAGEWVLNYGGWQDFELSDGNGLVKLGEHPQHPSWALGILGMPGFTAYMGLLDIGQPKAGETLVVAAATGPVGGTVGQIAKLKGCRTVGIAGGSEKCRYAVETLGFDICLDHHAVDFASQLAEACPQGIDIYYENVGGKVFDAVLPLLNTSARVPLCGLVSGYNATGLPEGPDRLPLLMATLLKKRIRMQGFIIGQDYGHRIAEFQAEMGRWVQEGKIKYREQLVDGLEQAPNALIGLLKGENFGKVVVRVSPDD is encoded by the coding sequence ATGGCTTTTCATCCACAACGTCACCGCCGCTGGGTGCTGGCCTCTCGCCCGCACGGCGAGCCGACGGGGGATAATTTCCGTCTGGAAGAGAGCGATGCCCCGACGCCCGGTCCCGGGCAGGTGCTTCTGCGCACGGTTTATCTTTCGTTAGACCCCTACATGCGCGGACGCATGAGCGACGCGCCGTCCTACTCGCCGCCGGTTGCCATCGGTGCCGTGATGGTCGGCGGAACGGTGAGTCGCGTTGAAGCGTCTGACCATGCTGACTTTAAAGCGGGAGAGTGGGTGCTGAACTACGGCGGCTGGCAGGATTTTGAACTCTCCGATGGCAACGGGCTGGTCAAGCTGGGCGAGCATCCGCAACACCCCTCGTGGGCGCTCGGTATTCTTGGGATGCCTGGTTTTACAGCCTATATGGGGCTGCTGGATATCGGCCAGCCGAAGGCGGGAGAAACGCTGGTCGTGGCCGCGGCTACCGGTCCGGTTGGCGGCACGGTCGGCCAGATCGCGAAACTGAAAGGCTGTCGCACGGTGGGAATTGCCGGGGGCAGCGAGAAGTGCCGTTATGCGGTCGAAACCCTTGGGTTTGATATCTGCCTCGATCATCATGCCGTTGACTTTGCCAGCCAGCTGGCCGAGGCCTGCCCGCAGGGTATTGATATCTACTACGAAAACGTCGGCGGCAAGGTGTTTGATGCCGTACTGCCGCTGCTCAACACCTCGGCGCGGGTTCCGCTGTGCGGCCTGGTCAGTGGCTATAATGCGACCGGCCTGCCGGAAGGCCCGGATCGTCTGCCGCTATTGATGGCGACGCTGCTGAAAAAACGTATCCGGATGCAGGGCTTTATCATCGGCCAGGATTACGGGCATCGTATTGCCGAGTTCCAGGCGGAGATGGGGCGCTGGGTACAGGAAGGTAAAATCAAATACCGCGAGCAGCTTGTCGATGGCCTGGAACAGGCGCCCAATGCGCTGATTGGCCTGCTGAAGGGTGAAAACTTCGGTAAAGTGGTGGTGCGCGTCTCCCCGGACGATTAA
- a CDS encoding helix-turn-helix domain-containing protein, producing MNTIEDNMNQRISARIRIERESRGWSLSELAERAGASRAMIHKIERGESSPTASMLGRLSGAFGISMSTLIARAEMQEGKLLRFAQQPVWRDPQSHYLRRHVSPRSDLPIDLVQVELPAGSDVSMPASSYALARQLIWLQQGELVFVEGATRHEMRAGDCLELGPPDDCRFINESSASCTYLVVRLNQSAS from the coding sequence ATGAATACTATTGAAGACAATATGAATCAGCGCATTAGCGCCCGTATCCGCATTGAACGCGAATCTCGCGGCTGGTCACTCAGCGAACTGGCCGAACGCGCCGGTGCCTCACGCGCGATGATCCACAAGATCGAACGCGGCGAGAGCAGCCCGACGGCGTCGATGCTGGGGCGGCTTTCCGGCGCGTTCGGGATCAGTATGTCGACGCTGATCGCCCGCGCGGAGATGCAGGAAGGCAAACTGCTGCGCTTTGCCCAGCAGCCGGTATGGCGCGATCCGCAAAGCCACTATTTACGGCGTCATGTTTCGCCGCGCAGCGATCTGCCCATTGATCTGGTGCAGGTAGAGCTGCCGGCAGGCAGCGATGTGTCGATGCCCGCCTCCTCCTACGCGTTGGCGCGTCAGCTTATCTGGCTGCAACAGGGGGAGCTGGTTTTTGTCGAGGGCGCGACCCGGCATGAGATGCGGGCCGGCGATTGCCTTGAGCTGGGGCCGCCTGACGACTGCCGTTTTATCAATGAGTCCAGCGCATCGTGCACCTATCTGGTCGTGCGCTTAAATCAATCTGCCTCATAA
- a CDS encoding GNAT family N-acetyltransferase, giving the protein MTIRYASKEDCAAIAEIYNHAVLHTAAIWNDKTVDTDNRIAWFEARQLAGYPVLVSEENGVVTGYSSFGDWRAFDGFRHTVEHSVYVHPDHQGKGLGRSLLVALIKEARRLNKHVMVAGIEAQNQASLHLHETLGFVISGQMPQVGTKFGRWLDLTFMQLQLDDRRDPDASA; this is encoded by the coding sequence ATGACCATTCGTTATGCCAGCAAAGAAGATTGCGCGGCGATTGCCGAAATTTACAACCACGCGGTGCTGCATACCGCCGCCATCTGGAATGACAAAACCGTCGATACCGATAATCGCATCGCCTGGTTTGAAGCACGTCAGCTGGCAGGCTACCCGGTTCTGGTGAGCGAAGAAAACGGCGTCGTCACCGGCTACTCTTCGTTTGGCGACTGGCGCGCCTTTGATGGCTTTCGCCATACCGTCGAGCATTCGGTCTACGTCCACCCCGATCATCAGGGTAAAGGATTAGGCCGCAGCCTGCTGGTGGCGCTGATTAAAGAAGCCCGTCGCCTGAACAAACATGTCATGGTGGCCGGTATCGAAGCGCAAAACCAGGCCTCTTTGCATCTGCACGAAACGCTCGGATTTGTGATCAGCGGGCAGATGCCGCAGGTCGGCACAAAATTTGGCCGCTGGCTGGATCTGACCTTTATGCAGCTCCAGCTCGACGATCGTCGCGATCCGGACGCCAGCGCATGA
- a CDS encoding DMT family transporter — protein sequence MNASLTLACLIAAGVGLVVQNTLMVRITQSASTILIAMLLNSLVGMVIFVTILLLRHGAAGFQELALNIQWWTLIPGLLGSFFVFASISGYQNVGAATTIAVLVASQLVGGLAMDIIRAHGVPWRALLGPLCGAVMLVAGAWLVARRQF from the coding sequence ATGAACGCTTCTTTGACCCTCGCCTGTCTGATTGCCGCAGGCGTCGGACTGGTCGTACAAAATACGCTGATGGTACGTATTACGCAGTCCGCCTCGACAATACTCATTGCGATGCTGCTGAACTCACTGGTCGGAATGGTGATTTTCGTTACCATCCTGCTCCTGCGTCACGGTGCGGCAGGCTTTCAGGAGCTGGCGCTCAACATACAATGGTGGACGCTGATTCCCGGATTGCTGGGGTCGTTTTTTGTCTTCGCCAGCATCAGCGGTTATCAGAACGTTGGCGCGGCCACCACCATTGCGGTACTGGTTGCCAGTCAACTGGTGGGAGGATTAGCGATGGATATTATTCGCGCTCACGGCGTGCCGTGGCGGGCGTTACTAGGGCCGCTGTGCGGCGCAGTCATGCTGGTGGCAGGCGCCTGGCTGGTTGCCAGACGCCAGTTTTAG
- a CDS encoding YdcY family protein: MAHLDDVIARVDAAIAEGVITHMNELLVALSDDAELTRDERFTQQQRLRTTIAHHGRQQHEEQEARREQLNKGGAIL, encoded by the coding sequence ATGGCACATCTGGATGACGTTATCGCCCGCGTCGATGCGGCGATTGCCGAGGGGGTGATTACTCACATGAACGAACTGCTGGTGGCGTTGAGTGACGATGCTGAGCTGACCCGCGACGAGCGTTTTACCCAGCAGCAGCGTTTACGGACCACGATTGCCCATCACGGCCGTCAGCAGCATGAAGAGCAGGAAGCGCGCCGCGAGCAGTTGAACAAAGGCGGCGCCATTCTCTGA
- a CDS encoding ABC transporter substrate-binding protein produces MSTRKTLIALALSTLLPAGAAWAAGNDTLVYCSEASPESFNPQIASSGPSFVASSQVLYNRLITFDPVKNTPIPSLATDWTVSPDGKTWTFTLRKGVQFNSNKYFKPTRDFNADDVIFSVLRQKDANHPYHKVSQGNYEYFHDVGLDKLIKEVKKVDDYHVQFVLTEPNAAFLADWGMDFASILSAEYADAMMKKGTPEYVDTWPVGTGPYALQQYKVDSLIRYIANPHYWEGDVPTKHLIFSITPNVETRLAKLQTNECQIIPAPSPVQFAVIKGNKDLALHAVEALNVGYLAFNTEKKPFDNVLVRQALNYATDKQAIVNAVFMDSGAVAKSPLPANMLGYKKDLPDYDYDPQKAKALLKQAGLEKGAEVTLWSMPVQRPYNPNSRRIAEMIQNDWSKVGIKAKIVTYEWGEYLSGMRKGEHDSALFGWMSDNGDPDNFAGTLLSCDNIKTGSNVARWCDKSYDALVKKAILVSDPQQRAKLYGQAQEIFYQQAPWITLATGKTFYATRSNVSGYSVSLMGSDFSKVKLN; encoded by the coding sequence ATGTCTACCAGGAAAACGCTGATTGCGCTGGCGTTAAGCACCTTGCTGCCCGCCGGAGCCGCGTGGGCGGCCGGTAACGATACGCTGGTCTATTGCTCCGAAGCATCGCCGGAATCATTTAACCCGCAGATTGCCAGCTCCGGACCTTCTTTCGTCGCCAGCTCCCAGGTGCTCTACAACCGTCTGATTACCTTTGATCCGGTGAAAAATACGCCGATTCCTTCACTGGCGACTGACTGGACCGTTTCCCCGGATGGTAAAACCTGGACTTTCACGCTGCGCAAAGGCGTTCAGTTCAACAGCAATAAATATTTTAAACCGACCCGCGATTTTAACGCGGATGACGTGATCTTCTCGGTCCTGCGGCAGAAGGATGCGAATCATCCATATCATAAAGTCTCGCAGGGTAATTATGAGTATTTCCACGACGTCGGGCTGGATAAGCTGATTAAAGAGGTGAAAAAGGTCGACGATTATCATGTCCAGTTCGTACTGACGGAACCGAATGCCGCCTTCCTCGCCGACTGGGGAATGGATTTTGCCTCAATACTGTCGGCGGAATACGCCGATGCGATGATGAAGAAAGGCACGCCGGAGTATGTTGATACCTGGCCTGTCGGCACCGGCCCGTATGCGCTTCAGCAGTATAAAGTCGATTCGCTAATCCGTTACATTGCCAACCCGCATTACTGGGAAGGTGACGTGCCGACAAAACATCTGATCTTCTCCATCACCCCGAATGTCGAGACCCGTCTGGCGAAACTGCAAACCAACGAATGTCAGATTATCCCGGCACCGTCGCCGGTACAGTTCGCCGTTATCAAGGGCAATAAAGATCTGGCGCTGCATGCTGTTGAAGCGCTGAACGTCGGCTATCTGGCGTTTAATACCGAGAAAAAACCGTTTGATAACGTGCTGGTCCGTCAGGCGCTGAACTACGCCACCGACAAACAGGCCATCGTCAACGCGGTGTTTATGGATTCTGGCGCGGTGGCCAAATCTCCGCTGCCGGCAAATATGCTCGGTTATAAGAAAGATCTGCCGGATTACGACTACGATCCGCAAAAGGCCAAAGCGCTGCTGAAGCAGGCCGGGCTGGAAAAAGGGGCAGAGGTGACCTTGTGGTCGATGCCGGTACAGCGCCCCTACAACCCTAACTCGCGGCGCATTGCCGAAATGATTCAGAACGACTGGAGCAAAGTGGGCATCAAGGCCAAAATCGTCACCTATGAATGGGGTGAATATCTCTCCGGCATGCGCAAAGGTGAACACGACAGCGCCCTGTTTGGCTGGATGTCGGACAATGGCGACCCGGACAACTTCGCCGGCACATTGCTGAGCTGTGATAATATCAAGACCGGTTCCAACGTTGCCCGCTGGTGCGATAAGTCATATGACGCGCTGGTCAAAAAAGCGATTCTGGTCAGCGATCCGCAGCAACGCGCCAAACTGTATGGTCAGGCGCAAGAGATCTTTTATCAGCAGGCGCCATGGATTACCCTCGCGACCGGGAAAACCTTCTACGCCACGCGCAGTAACGTCAGCGGCTATAGCGTGAGCCTGATGGGTAGCGATTTTTCGAAAGTTAAATTGAACTAA
- a CDS encoding aldehyde dehydrogenase, with amino-acid sequence MTITCNLYTRGQWHDAEGQATFTRTNPLSEQPASIAAAASLADARHSVEAAAAAFPQWRDTAPAERRRLLLGAAEQMQRREAKFIAAMSAETGATAHWAGFNVHLAADILREAAALTTQIEGQIIPSNVPGNLAMAVRQGAGVVLAMAPWNAPLILATRAIATPLACGNTVILKGAEMSPASQALIIDALAAAGLPDGVVNYLTCAPADAPALVESLIAHPAVRRVNFTGSTPVGRIIARTCGQYLKPAVLELGGKAPLLVLDDADLEQAAAGALFGAFANAGQICMSTERIIVDESIADAFIALLSRRAATLPAGLMGPVVDMKTVTRCNELIDDALAKGARLLTGGKADTTQMRATLLDGVTRSMRIWQEESFGPVKAIIRVHGEQEALAVANDSEYGLSSAVYSRDTARAWNVAQGLQTGICHINGPTVHDEAQMPFGGCKASGYGRFGGRAGIAEFTELRWMTLQTTPRELPF; translated from the coding sequence ATGACAATAACCTGCAACTTATATACCCGTGGCCAGTGGCATGATGCTGAAGGCCAGGCCACCTTTACCCGCACTAATCCGCTCAGCGAACAGCCCGCGTCCATCGCAGCGGCTGCGAGCCTGGCCGATGCCCGGCACAGCGTCGAAGCCGCCGCTGCCGCCTTCCCGCAATGGCGCGACACCGCCCCCGCCGAGCGCCGTCGCCTGCTGCTGGGGGCGGCGGAACAAATGCAGCGTCGTGAAGCCAAATTCATCGCCGCCATGTCGGCGGAGACAGGTGCGACGGCACACTGGGCGGGCTTTAACGTCCATCTGGCCGCCGACATTTTGCGTGAAGCCGCCGCCCTTACCACCCAGATTGAGGGGCAGATTATTCCGTCGAATGTCCCGGGTAATCTGGCGATGGCCGTCCGTCAGGGGGCTGGCGTGGTACTGGCAATGGCGCCGTGGAATGCGCCGCTGATCCTCGCTACTCGCGCGATTGCGACGCCGCTCGCCTGTGGGAATACGGTGATCCTCAAAGGGGCGGAAATGTCGCCCGCCAGCCAGGCGCTGATTATTGATGCGCTGGCGGCGGCCGGATTACCGGACGGCGTCGTGAACTATCTCACCTGCGCGCCGGCGGATGCGCCCGCGCTGGTGGAGTCGCTTATCGCCCATCCGGCGGTGCGCCGCGTTAACTTTACCGGCTCCACGCCGGTCGGGCGCATTATCGCCCGCACCTGCGGGCAGTATCTGAAACCGGCGGTGCTGGAACTTGGCGGCAAAGCGCCGCTACTGGTCCTCGACGATGCCGATCTCGAGCAAGCGGCGGCTGGCGCCCTCTTTGGCGCATTCGCTAACGCCGGACAGATCTGTATGTCAACCGAGCGCATTATCGTCGACGAATCAATAGCCGACGCTTTTATCGCCCTGCTCAGCCGCCGCGCGGCAACGCTGCCTGCCGGGCTGATGGGACCGGTTGTCGATATGAAAACCGTCACGCGCTGCAATGAACTCATTGATGACGCGCTGGCAAAAGGGGCCCGCCTTTTAACCGGAGGTAAAGCCGACACCACGCAGATGCGCGCCACGCTGCTTGATGGGGTAACCCGCAGCATGCGGATATGGCAGGAAGAATCCTTCGGTCCGGTAAAAGCCATTATTCGGGTGCACGGCGAGCAGGAAGCGCTGGCGGTAGCCAACGACAGTGAATACGGGCTCTCTTCGGCGGTCTACAGCCGCGACACCGCCCGGGCGTGGAACGTAGCCCAGGGGTTACAAACCGGCATTTGCCACATTAATGGCCCTACCGTACACGATGAAGCGCAGATGCCGTTTGGCGGCTGTAAAGCCTCCGGCTACGGACGCTTTGGCGGCCGCGCAGGCATTGCTGAGTTTACCGAGCTACGCTGGATGACATTGCAGACCACCCCGCGCGAACTGCCGTTTTAG
- a CDS encoding alpha/beta fold hydrolase produces MNSYFSLFAGANVRWFDFPGYGDPLVFIHGLGCASSYDYLRVVTDPAFPGQRVLLIDLPGFGYSGKPDSFGYGTSEQARVVVELLDSLQLTRCSLFGHSMGGSIAIETAELLGHRVQALLVSEPNLYAGGGMYSRAIAAQSEAGFIAQGFADLLAAETSPWAGCLQNSAPRAVWRGARSLVDGVSPSWFARFQQLSCRKALIYGELSLPAQEADDVVAAGIPLLVVPDAGHSMAWENPVALADCMAQFFAPAQANASISP; encoded by the coding sequence ATGAATAGCTATTTTTCCTTATTCGCTGGCGCTAACGTGCGCTGGTTCGATTTCCCTGGGTACGGCGACCCGCTGGTCTTTATTCACGGGCTGGGTTGCGCGTCCTCTTATGACTATCTACGCGTGGTGACCGATCCGGCTTTTCCCGGGCAGCGGGTTTTGCTGATCGACCTGCCTGGCTTTGGCTATAGCGGTAAGCCTGACTCCTTTGGCTACGGTACCAGTGAGCAGGCGCGGGTTGTTGTGGAACTGCTTGACAGTCTGCAACTGACCCGCTGCTCTCTGTTCGGGCATAGCATGGGCGGCAGTATTGCCATTGAAACCGCTGAGCTTCTGGGCCACCGCGTCCAGGCTCTGCTGGTCTCTGAACCCAATCTTTATGCCGGTGGCGGCATGTACAGTCGGGCTATCGCCGCCCAGTCGGAAGCCGGGTTTATCGCGCAGGGCTTCGCCGATCTGCTGGCGGCAGAAACGTCTCCCTGGGCCGGGTGCCTGCAAAACAGTGCCCCCAGAGCCGTATGGCGAGGGGCCCGCAGCCTGGTTGACGGGGTGTCGCCGTCCTGGTTCGCGCGCTTTCAGCAATTATCCTGTCGCAAGGCGCTGATCTATGGCGAATTGTCGCTCCCGGCTCAGGAAGCTGACGACGTTGTCGCCGCCGGTATTCCGCTGCTGGTAGTGCCGGATGCGGGCCACTCTATGGCCTGGGAGAATCCCGTTGCGCTGGCCGATTGCATGGCGCAATTTTTCGCCCCCGCTCAGGCAAACGCCTCGATATCACCGTAG
- a CDS encoding GhoT/OrtT family toxin, which yields MTLYQKMLVFYAVMGCICAIISWFLTKESRLIRLLAALLIGATWPFSFPMALLISLF from the coding sequence ATGACCTTATACCAGAAAATGCTGGTTTTTTATGCAGTTATGGGATGTATTTGTGCGATCATCAGCTGGTTTCTGACCAAAGAAAGCCGTTTGATTCGCCTGCTGGCCGCGCTGCTGATCGGGGCCACCTGGCCGTTTAGCTTTCCGATGGCGCTACTGATCTCTTTATTCTGA
- the yncL gene encoding stress response membrane protein YncL — MDVSSKTVILINVGVAFALISLLSVRFGWFY, encoded by the coding sequence ATGGATGTTTCCAGCAAAACCGTAATTCTGATTAATGTCGGCGTAGCTTTCGCGCTTATCAGCCTGTTATCTGTTCGTTTTGGTTGGTTTTACTGA
- a CDS encoding small membrane protein, with protein sequence MSGIIVLIVALLLLVIAAYNLVSYIRDRRQSGLPTKKSKR encoded by the coding sequence ATGTCTGGAATTATTGTGCTTATTGTGGCACTGCTGTTGCTGGTAATTGCAGCGTATAATCTGGTTTCTTACATTCGCGACCGTCGCCAGTCTGGGTTACCAACTAAAAAATCAAAGCGATAG
- a CDS encoding omptin family outer membrane protease, protein MKKSTVAVMMMATLSGTTYAESTQLTPNFSPESFSVSTSAGMLSGKSHEMVYDAGTGRKISQLDWKIKNVAILKGDISWDAYSFLTLNARGWTSLASGSGHMDDYDWMNDNQSGWTDHSSHPATNVNYANEYDLNVKGWIFQNEAYKAGVIAGYQETRFSWTATGGSYNYDNGAYTGNFPTGEQGIGYSQRFSMPYIGLAGQYRINDFEFNALFKFSDWVRAHDNDEHYMRDLTFREKTTNSRYYGTSIDAGYYVTPNAKVFAEFTYSKYEEGKGGTQIIDTNSGESASIGGDAAGISNKNYTVTAGLQYRF, encoded by the coding sequence ATGAAAAAAAGTACTGTTGCAGTAATGATGATGGCCACGCTTTCAGGAACTACTTATGCAGAATCAACGCAGTTAACTCCGAATTTCTCTCCGGAAAGTTTTTCTGTATCAACCTCTGCAGGGATGCTAAGCGGAAAGTCTCATGAGATGGTTTATGACGCGGGTACAGGTAGAAAAATCAGTCAGTTGGACTGGAAAATCAAGAATGTCGCCATTCTGAAAGGCGATATTTCCTGGGATGCATACTCCTTTCTGACACTGAACGCTCGCGGGTGGACATCTCTGGCTTCTGGGTCTGGTCATATGGATGATTACGACTGGATGAATGACAACCAATCCGGATGGACTGATCACTCATCTCACCCTGCCACGAATGTCAATTATGCCAATGAATACGACCTCAATGTAAAAGGCTGGATCTTCCAGAATGAAGCTTATAAAGCCGGTGTAATCGCAGGTTATCAGGAAACTCGTTTCAGCTGGACGGCTACCGGTGGTTCATACAACTATGATAACGGTGCTTATACTGGAAATTTCCCGACAGGAGAACAAGGAATCGGTTATAGTCAGCGGTTCTCTATGCCATACATTGGCCTTGCTGGTCAGTATCGTATCAATGATTTTGAATTTAATGCCTTGTTTAAATTCAGCGACTGGGTTCGGGCACATGATAACGATGAGCACTACATGCGGGATCTCACTTTCCGTGAGAAGACGACTAACTCGCGTTATTATGGTACGTCTATTGATGCCGGATATTATGTCACACCTAATGCCAAAGTTTTTGCTGAATTTACATACAGTAAATATGAAGAAGGCAAGGGCGGCACTCAGATCATTGACACCAATAGCGGCGAGTCGGCCTCCATTGGTGGAGACGCTGCCGGCATTTCAAATAAAAACTATACCGTGACCGCTGGTCTGCAATATCGATTCTAA
- a CDS encoding 4-fold beta flower protein — translation MKKLLLLPVLLFSTLVSAGNDLDLYDNQGDPVAYIALDDDLTIYSWDGEPGAYLKRSQNNEFDVYGFNGSHLGWFTKGMLVDHDGYVACAVKNLIAAPNLPSLKSLKNLKPLKSIPEIPPIFPLLNNEFGQTNCSLLVASGAA, via the coding sequence ATGAAAAAATTACTTCTGCTGCCAGTCCTGCTTTTCTCAACTCTTGTTTCAGCGGGCAATGACCTGGATCTTTATGACAATCAAGGCGACCCAGTCGCTTACATTGCTCTCGATGATGATTTAACTATATATAGCTGGGATGGTGAACCTGGCGCCTACCTTAAACGCAGTCAGAACAATGAGTTTGATGTTTATGGATTCAATGGCAGTCATTTAGGCTGGTTTACTAAAGGTATGTTGGTTGACCACGATGGTTATGTGGCTTGTGCGGTAAAGAATTTGATTGCGGCACCTAATTTGCCATCGCTGAAGTCACTTAAGAATCTCAAGCCTCTAAAATCGATACCGGAAATTCCACCGATTTTCCCGCTGCTTAACAATGAATTTGGCCAGACAAATTGTTCGTTGTTAGTCGCTTCAGGCGCGGCATAA